The sequence CACCATCATCGTCGCCTCGGTCTCCTGCATCTACGGCATCGGCTCTCCCGAGTCGTACCAGCAGATGCAGATCCGCCTGCGCGAGGGTGACGAACTCGGACGCGACGAGCTCCTGAAGCGCCTGGTCGAGATCCAGTACGAGAGAAACGACATAGACTTTCACCGCGGCAGCTTCCGGGTGCGCGGCGACACCGTCGAGGTCTTCCCGGCGCACGACGACGAGCGCGCCATCCGCGTCGAGTTCTGGGGCGACACCATCGACGCCATCTCCGAGATCGACCCATTGCGCGGCGTGCAGCTGCAGAAGCTCACCCGCTTCGCCATCTACCCCGCCTCGCACTACGTGGCGACGCGCCAGACCCTGGAGCGGGCCGTCGAGCAGATAAGACTCGAGGTGGAGGAGCGCATCCGTCACTTCAAGGAGCAGAACATGCTCCTGGAGGCGCAGCGCATCGAGCAGCGCACCTTCTTCGACATCGAGATGATGGAGCAGATGGGCTTTTGCCAGGGGATCGAGAACTACTCCCGCCACTTCGACGGCAGAAACGCGGGAGATCCCCCGTACACCCTGATCGACTACTTCCCGGACGACTTCCTGCTGGTGGTCGACGAGTCGCACATCACGGTCTCCCAAGTGGGGGGGATGTACCGTGGGGACCGCAGCCGGAAGGAGACCCTGGTGAACTTCGGCTTCCGGCTCCCCTCGGCGCTGGACAACCGGCCGCTCACCTTCCAGGAATTCACGAAGAAGCTGAACCAGGTGATCTACGTCTCGGCGACACCGGCGGATTACGAACTGAAGATGTCGGGCGGGGTGGTGGTCGAGCAGCTCATCCGTCCCACCGGACTCATCGACCCGAACATCGAGGTGCGTCCTGCGGCGGGGCAGGTGGACGACCTGCTGCACGAGGTGCGTGCCACGGTCGAGCGGGGCGAGCGGATCCTCGTCACGACGCTCACCAAGCGCATGGCTGAGGAACTCACCGACTACTACCGCGAGCTCGGCATACGGGTGCGCTACCTGCATTCGGACATCGACACCTTCCAGCGTATGGAGATCCTGCGCGACCTGCGCCTGGGCGAGTTCGACGTGCTGGTCGGCATCAACCTGCTCCGCGAGGGACTCGACCTTCCCGAGGTCTCGCTGGTAGCGATCCTGGACGCCGACAAGGAGGGCTTCCTGCGCTCCACGCGCTCGCTGATCCAGACCTGCGGCCGTGCGGCGCGCAACGTCTCCGGCCGGGTGCTCATGTACGCCGACAAGGTGACCGGCTCCATGCGCGAGGCGATCGACGAGACGCTGAGGCGCCGCGAGCTGCAGCAGGCCTACAACGCCGAGCACGGCATCACCCCTGAGAGCGTGAAGCGGGTGATCGGCAACGCGCTGCAGGCGCCCGAGGAGAAGGACTGGGTCACCGTGCCGGTCAAGGCGGAGGAATTCTTAAGTCCCAAAGAGCTTGAGAAGACGCTGAAGCGGCTGAGAAAAGAGATGCTCGCGGCGGCGAAGGCGCAGGAATTCGAGAGGGCGGCCGAGTTGAGGGACAAGATCAAGCGGCTCGAGGTGGCGGAAATCACCTAGGCAATTGACGACGGACAATTGACGATTGACAACGAAAAGCCCCTCGTCCCGTTGCGGGAGAGGGGCTTTCTTTTTTCTGTACCAGGTGGTTCCTGCTCCCTCCCCAGGAGGGGGAGAGGGGGAAGAGTGGGCTTTATTCCGGCGCCGGCCCCGGCTTCTTACGCCGCTTTCTCCGCCTGCGTTTCTTCTTCGGTGCCTCGACGGCCGCCTCGCTCCCGGCGGCTTCGACGGGCGCTCCCTGCGCCTCGAGCTGCTGCGCGACGTAGCGCTCCCACCACTCCGCAAGCGAGCGCTTGGGAGGGGTGAGCCGCTCCACGAAGCGCAGGTACTGCAGCGCGTCGCCGAACGAGGGGCGCGCGATCACGCCGCGGCCGTTTCTCCCAGGTGTCTTGTGGAAACGCTGCTGCAGGTTGAGGATGTCCCGTACCGTTACGAGCACGCGGTTAGGAACCGCCACGGTCGGCGAAAGCTCGCCGGCAAAGGCGGCCACCGCCGCGTCGGTCGCCTGCTGGGGCGGCAGCCCCGCCTCGCGGAACGTAGTGACCTTCTCCTCCAGGTATTCGCCGAACATGAGGGCGATGAGGAGCGGCGCCGACACCGGGACCCCCTGGGCCAACTGGTCGTCGACCCATTCCAGCGCCTTGCTCACGCGAACGTGCGGGTACCCGTCCGATTCGCGGGAGAGCCAGGCGTCGAAGTGCGGGAAGAGCGGCTCGAACAGGCCGTTGTGACGCATCATCTGGTAAGTGCGTTCCCCGGCTCCCATGAGGAGCAGCTTCAGCACCTCCTCGTAGAGGCGCGGGGGCGTCGCCTTGTTGATGGTGCCGCAGAGCGCCTCGATGGCGGCCTCGGTGCGGGGCTCGATGTTGAAGCCGAGCATGGAGGCAAAACGAATGGCGCGGATCATGCGCACCGGGTCCTCGGTGAAGCGGACCAAGGGATCGCCGATGGTGCGGATGAGGCCGTTTTTCAGGTCCTCCATGCCGCCCACGTGGTCGATGATGGAGAAGTCGGAGATGTTGTAGAAGAGCGCGTTCACGGTGAAGTCGCGCCGTATGGCGTCCTCCTCCGGGGTGCCGAAGACGTTGTCCCTGAGGACCATGCCGTCCTCGCTCTTCAGGATGGGAGGCCCATGGTGCTGGCGGCGCCTTCTCCTGCCGCGCTCGTCTTCGAGTTGCTCGGCTTCGGAAACGGCCTCGGTCGGCTCTTCCGGCGGCGCCTCGGCGGCCTCCTCAAGGGCGGCCTCGGCCGCATCGACCGTGGAGCGGAAGGTGGCAACCTCTATGATTTCATCGTGGAAGTGGACGTGGGCCAGGCGGAAGCGGCGGCCGATCAGGCGGCAGTTACGGAACAGCTTCTTCAGCTGATTGGGAGTGGCGTCTGTGACGACGTCGAAGTCTTTGGGTTCGCGACCAAGGAGCAGGTCGCGGACTCCGCCGCCGACAAGGTAGGCGATGAAACCGTGCTCCCTGAGTTTGTACAGTACCTTCACGCCGTTCGGGCTAAGCAGTGCGCGCGAGATAGAGTGCTCCGCCCGCGGGATGATGACTTTTTCCATGTTAGTGTTCATTCGCGGGAAAATAGCACAGTTTACGTGCAAAGGCAAAGGATGCGTACTTGATTTTGTTGACTTAAGTCATGAAGATGTGGGATTTCTTCTGCTATGGTTGCCAGCATGGAAAAGAAAGAAAAACAGGAAAAGGACATCAGGGTCCTGGAGACCTTCATCGGCTTTTACTGCCGCAGCAAGCACGAAAGCCCGAAGGGCGTGCTTTGCGAAGAGTGCAAGGGGCTTCTCGATTACGCGAAGATGAAGCGGGAGAAGTGCCCGCTCGACCCGAAGCCGACCTGCAAAAACTGCCACGTCCACTGCTATGGTAAGCTCCAGCGCGCCAAGATCCGCGAGGTGATGGCCTATTCCGGCAAGCACCTTATGCTGCGCGGCAGGCTTGACCTTCTCTGGCACTACTTTTTTTAACGGACGTTCTACGTTCCGCGTTCTACGTTCTACGCTAGAACCGGAAGTCAGGAAAGTGGCGGCAGGCAACATAGGCTCTGTGGGTTTTCAGGCTTTTTAACGTAGAACATAGAACGTAGAACATAGAACATGTTTAGGGGGTACGGATGATCAGGAAAATAGTAAATATCGACCAGAAAAAGTGTGACGGCTGCGGACTCTGTGTTCCGTCTTGTGCCGAGGGGGCGATCAAAATAGTCAACGGCAAGGCCGAGATCGCCGCGGACAACCTGTGCGACGGGCTGGGGGCGTGCCTGGGCGAGTGCCCGCAGGACGCCATCACCATCATCGAGCGTGAGGCGGACGAGTTCGACGAGGTCGCCGTCGAGAAACACCTCCAGGCCGAGGGAGCACCTGCCGATGGTCACGGTCACGGTCACGGTCACGGCGGCGGTCACGGCGGCGGTTGCCCCGGTTCGCGCGTCCAGAGCTTCGCCCCGGCCCCGGCGGCGCCGGCCCAGCCCGCGGGCGCGGCGCAGAGCCAGCTCGCGCAGTGGCCGGTTCAGTTGCACCTGGTGCCGGTGACGGCGCCGTATTTCAAGGGTGCCGAACTGCTCATCACGGCTGACTGCGTCCCCTTCGCCTACGGCAACTACCACCAGGACTTCCTCGCCGGGAAGGCGGTGGTGGTCGGCTGCCCGAAGCTGGACGACAACAACGCCTACCTGCAAAAGCTGACCGAACTGTTCCGGGTCTCCGGCATCACGGGGATTACCGTGCTCAGGATGGAGGTCCCCTGCTGCGGCGGCATCGTGATGGCGGCTCGTCAGGCCTTGGCCGCCTCTGGGATGGAAATCCCCTTCCGCGAGGTAACCATCAGCATTCGCGGCGAAATTATCGAACGCTAGGCATGCAGGGTAGGAGGAAATCTGACGGCGCGACAGGGTAAAAGGACAAATAGGACGCTTTTGATCTTTTTTGATTGACAGAGGATTAGGAGGCTGGTACAGTTGCCTCCATTAGAAATCCCAATCAGCTGAAAGGAGAACAGCACTTATGAGTCTCACTACCTTGGTTACTAAGGAAGCCCCCGATTTCACGGCGCAGGCGGTAATGCCCGACAACTCCTTCGCAGAGCTCACTCTGTCCAAATACCGCGGCAAGTACGTCGTGCTCTTTTTCTACCCGCTCGACTTCACCTTCGTCTGCCCCTCCGAGATCCTCGCGTTCAACAAGAGGGTTGCAGAGTTCAAGGAGAAGAACTGCGAGGTGATCGGTGTTTCCGTCGACTCAAGGTTCACGCACCTGGCCTGGAAGAACACCACCGTCGAGAACGGCGGTATCGGCAACGTCCAGTACCCGCTGGTGGAGGACCTCGACAAGTCCATCGCCAAGGCCTACGGGATCCTCTTCAACGAGTCGGTGGCACTGCGCGGGCTCTTCCTGATCGACACCAAGGGTGTTGTTCGTCACACCGTCATCAACGACCTGCCGCTTGGGCGCAGCGTCGGCGAGGCCCTCAGGATGCTGGATGCGCTCCAGTTCGTCGAGACCCACGGCGGCGAAGTCTGCCCGGCCAACTGGCAGGAAGGCGAGGATTCCATGAAGGCTTCCACCGCAGGCGTTGCCGAGTATCTCGCCAAAAAGCACGGTAACAAGTAACCCGGATAAAACAGTAACAGAGTGACGAGGGCGCGGTTCGAGAGAACCGCGCCCTTTTCTTTTGCCACTGAAAGAATGGCAGAAACAGTGTCGTCTTGCCAATGAAAGACATCTATGCTAAAAGAACAGAGCATTTACCGATATGTAGCTCAAAAGGAGTCAAAATGCGCACCAAGGCGACTTTGTTTTCCCTGTTGCTGCTCATGGTTTTTGCCACCTCATCTTTCGCCCTGGAGGGACAGCAGCCGGAGGCGATCGCCGAGAAGATGGCATTCAAGCTGGTGCGCGGCGTGACGAACACGGCCACCTCCATCGTGGAAATACCCAAGCAATCCTACCTGACGGTGCGCGACCGTGGGGCCATCGGGTACGCGGTGGGGCCGCTTAAGGGCGTAGGGATGGCTTTCTACCGACTGCTGACCGGTCTGACCGAAACCGTCTTTTTTGCGGTACCCCAGCCAGGCTATTACGATCCCATGATCACCCCGGAGTTCGTCTGGGAGGGGTGGGAGGAAAAACGCGTTGAACCGAGAGGGCAGAGCGAGGCCCAGCCGGTCGAAGCCAAGGGAGAATAGATGATGTCCAAGCGGTTTATCTTTGTCGCCATGCTGACGCTTGCCTTTGCCTTGGCAACGGGAGGGAAGGCGCATGCTGAAGGCCGTGACCTCGAGTCTGCTTCACCGCAGGAGGTTGTTGACGGCATGGCCAACAAGCTGGTCCGCGGTGTCGCCAACGTCGCGACCGGTTGGATCGAGTTTCCCAAGCAGATCTATCTGACCTGCCGGAACGACGGAGCCGCCAAGTGCGTCACCGTGGGGCCCTTGAAGGGGGTCGGCATGACGCTGGTGCGCACCGTGGCGGGGGTAGGCGAGGCCGCTACCTTCTTCCTTGCCTACCCGGGCTTCTACGATCCCTACCTGGACCCCGGCTACGCCTGGCAAAAAGAGTAGATTGCAAAGACATAAAGGTAAAAAAAGATCCAAGGCAGATGCCCCGGATCTTTTTTTGTGTCTGCTTTCGGGAATAAAAAAAGGCCGCATCGTGAGATGCGGCCTTTCGCAATTACCCGTTAAGGGGAAATTACTTTGCAGCCGGAGCAGCTTCAGCAGCCGGAGCTTTCTCGTCTTTCTTCTCGGCTTTCTTAGCAGCTTTCTTAGCAGCTTTTTTCTTCTTCGGAGCAGCTTTCTTAGCCGGAGCTTTTTCTTCTTTTTTTGCTTCCGGAGCAGCCGGAGCAGCCGGAGCAGCGTCAGCAGCGAAAACAACACCAGCGAAAGCAACAGCAACGAGAGCAGCAACTACGGAAGATACGATCTTTTTCATGGTAAATCTCCTTTACTGAAATGGATTGGTATTGCGGATATTAGCAGGTAGCGTGCCAGCGTCTCATTATAACCGTAAACACTTGATTAACCGCGTTAGGTAGAGGGGGAAGGGGCGTTGCCTCATGAAAACCACGCCCCATATGCTCCAGTCGATACCTCAAATGGGGTATCGACTTCCCCTGCAGACCATCCCGCGGCGGGTATTTGCCTTGCCAGGTATCAGGATAGTTTGTTATTATGACCGGTCATGGCTTGACCGAGCTGTCTGGGGGATTTTTGAGCAATAACATACTTTTGTCAGTAGAAAAGCCGGCCCGTTACATGGGCGGCGAGATGGGAACCGTTGCCGACCGGGAAGGGGCGCTCCGCTTCGTCCTTGCCTTTCCGGACGTATATGAAATAGGGATGAGCCATCTCGGGTTGCAGGTGCTCTACGGCGTGCTGAAAGAGCAGGCCTGGATCATGCCCGAGCGCGCCTATGCCCCGTGGCCTGATCTGGAAGCGTCGCTGCGCGCCGAGGGAAAATCTCTGGCGACCCTGGAAGCCGGCACCCCGCTGGCAAAGGCCGATATCCTCGGCTTTACTCTGCAGTACGAGCTTTCCTACACCAACATCCTGAACATGATGGACCTCTCCGGGATCCCTCTTTTGGCCGCCGAGCGGCCGGACGGATATCCGCTCGTCATCGGAGGCGGTCCCTGTGCCTATAACCCCGAGCCCCTGGCCGACTTCTTCGACGCCTTCCTGATCGGCGACGGCGAGGAGGCCGTGATCGAGCTGGCCGCGTGCGTCCGGGCCGCCAAGGAAGAAGGACTCACCAAGGGTGAGCTCCTCGAGCGTCTGGCGCGGATAGAGGGGGTGTATATCCCCTCCTTCTTCGAGGTGAGCTATTTCCCGGACGGCCGGGTGGAGCGCATCGCCCCCGTGCATGAGAACTACCGCAGCGTGCGCCGTCGTTTCGTCGCCGACCTGGAAACCGCCTATTACCCGACCTCTCCCATCGTGCCGTTCCTGAAGACGGTGCACGATCGGGTGAGCGTCGAGATATCCCGAGGCTGCACCAGGGGGTGCCGTTTCTGCCAGGCCGGTTACATCTATCGTCCCGTGCGCGAGCGCAGCCCCGAGCGTGTCTTCGAGATCATGGAGGAGGCGCTCGAGAACACTGGGTACGACGAGATCTCCCTCCTCTCCCTCTCCACCGGCGACTACGGCTGCCTAACCCCGCTTTTGAAGGGGCTCATGGACCGCTACTCGGCCCGGAAGAAGGCGGTATCCCTGCCGTCGATGCGCGTCGGGAGCCTGAGCGACGAGATGGCCGAGGAGATACGCCGCGTGCGCAAGACCGGCTTCACCCTTGC is a genomic window of Geomonas ferrireducens containing:
- the uvrB gene encoding excinuclease ABC subunit UvrB; translation: MEKFELVTEFQARGDQPRAIDELSEGVLRGDRHQVLLGVTGSGKTFTMAQVIARCNRPALVLAPNKTLAAQLYGEFKELFPNNAVEYFVSYYDYYQPEAYIPASDTFIEKDSSINDEIDKFRHAATRSLLTRRDTIIVASVSCIYGIGSPESYQQMQIRLREGDELGRDELLKRLVEIQYERNDIDFHRGSFRVRGDTVEVFPAHDDERAIRVEFWGDTIDAISEIDPLRGVQLQKLTRFAIYPASHYVATRQTLERAVEQIRLEVEERIRHFKEQNMLLEAQRIEQRTFFDIEMMEQMGFCQGIENYSRHFDGRNAGDPPYTLIDYFPDDFLLVVDESHITVSQVGGMYRGDRSRKETLVNFGFRLPSALDNRPLTFQEFTKKLNQVIYVSATPADYELKMSGGVVVEQLIRPTGLIDPNIEVRPAAGQVDDLLHEVRATVERGERILVTTLTKRMAEELTDYYRELGIRVRYLHSDIDTFQRMEILRDLRLGEFDVLVGINLLREGLDLPEVSLVAILDADKEGFLRSTRSLIQTCGRAARNVSGRVLMYADKVTGSMREAIDETLRRRELQQAYNAEHGITPESVKRVIGNALQAPEEKDWVTVPVKAEEFLSPKELEKTLKRLRKEMLAAAKAQEFERAAELRDKIKRLEVAEIT
- the pcnB gene encoding polynucleotide adenylyltransferase PcnB, with product MNTNMEKVIIPRAEHSISRALLSPNGVKVLYKLREHGFIAYLVGGGVRDLLLGREPKDFDVVTDATPNQLKKLFRNCRLIGRRFRLAHVHFHDEIIEVATFRSTVDAAEAALEEAAEAPPEEPTEAVSEAEQLEDERGRRRRRQHHGPPILKSEDGMVLRDNVFGTPEEDAIRRDFTVNALFYNISDFSIIDHVGGMEDLKNGLIRTIGDPLVRFTEDPVRMIRAIRFASMLGFNIEPRTEAAIEALCGTINKATPPRLYEEVLKLLLMGAGERTYQMMRHNGLFEPLFPHFDAWLSRESDGYPHVRVSKALEWVDDQLAQGVPVSAPLLIALMFGEYLEEKVTTFREAGLPPQQATDAAVAAFAGELSPTVAVPNRVLVTVRDILNLQQRFHKTPGRNGRGVIARPSFGDALQYLRFVERLTPPKRSLAEWWERYVAQQLEAQGAPVEAAGSEAAVEAPKKKRRRRKRRKKPGPAPE
- a CDS encoding nitrous oxide-stimulated promoter family protein, yielding MEKKEKQEKDIRVLETFIGFYCRSKHESPKGVLCEECKGLLDYAKMKREKCPLDPKPTCKNCHVHCYGKLQRAKIREVMAYSGKHLMLRGRLDLLWHYFF
- a CDS encoding ATP-binding protein; its protein translation is MIRKIVNIDQKKCDGCGLCVPSCAEGAIKIVNGKAEIAADNLCDGLGACLGECPQDAITIIEREADEFDEVAVEKHLQAEGAPADGHGHGHGHGGGHGGGCPGSRVQSFAPAPAAPAQPAGAAQSQLAQWPVQLHLVPVTAPYFKGAELLITADCVPFAYGNYHQDFLAGKAVVVGCPKLDDNNAYLQKLTELFRVSGITGITVLRMEVPCCGGIVMAARQALAASGMEIPFREVTISIRGEIIER
- a CDS encoding peroxiredoxin, with translation MSLTTLVTKEAPDFTAQAVMPDNSFAELTLSKYRGKYVVLFFYPLDFTFVCPSEILAFNKRVAEFKEKNCEVIGVSVDSRFTHLAWKNTTVENGGIGNVQYPLVEDLDKSIAKAYGILFNESVALRGLFLIDTKGVVRHTVINDLPLGRSVGEALRMLDALQFVETHGGEVCPANWQEGEDSMKASTAGVAEYLAKKHGNK
- a CDS encoding exosortase system-associated protein, TIGR04073 family, with product MRTKATLFSLLLLMVFATSSFALEGQQPEAIAEKMAFKLVRGVTNTATSIVEIPKQSYLTVRDRGAIGYAVGPLKGVGMAFYRLLTGLTETVFFAVPQPGYYDPMITPEFVWEGWEEKRVEPRGQSEAQPVEAKGE
- a CDS encoding exosortase system-associated protein, TIGR04073 family codes for the protein MSKRFIFVAMLTLAFALATGGKAHAEGRDLESASPQEVVDGMANKLVRGVANVATGWIEFPKQIYLTCRNDGAAKCVTVGPLKGVGMTLVRTVAGVGEAATFFLAYPGFYDPYLDPGYAWQKE